In Wenyingzhuangia fucanilytica, the following are encoded in one genomic region:
- the rfbD gene encoding dTDP-4-dehydrorhamnose reductase, with protein MNNILVTGANGQLGSEIQNLAKDYKTSHFFFTDVSDLDITNIEKVRDFCTTHQIKTIINCAAYTAVDKAEEQTELCNAVNHIATVNLSTVAKELNIKLIHTSTDYVFNGKNHVPFKENDLTDPINVYGKTKLLGEEAMININPKHSIIIRTSWVYSTYGNNFVKTMLKLSETREQLTIIADQVGSPTYAYDLAKTILEIIPKINNDQVEVYHYSNEGVCSWYDFAYEIFHQTNTNCKVLPIETKDYPTAAERPQYSVMNKSKIKNTFDIEIPHWKTSLANCLKKL; from the coding sequence ATGAATAATATACTAGTTACGGGTGCAAATGGTCAATTGGGTTCAGAAATCCAAAATCTTGCAAAAGATTATAAAACCTCACATTTCTTTTTTACAGATGTAAGTGATTTAGATATTACCAACATAGAAAAAGTCCGTGATTTTTGTACTACTCATCAAATTAAAACTATTATCAACTGCGCTGCTTATACGGCAGTAGACAAGGCTGAAGAACAAACAGAACTTTGTAACGCTGTAAACCACATAGCTACAGTTAATCTTAGTACAGTTGCAAAAGAATTAAATATAAAATTAATTCATACTTCTACAGATTATGTCTTTAACGGAAAAAATCACGTTCCTTTTAAAGAAAATGATTTAACCGATCCTATAAATGTTTATGGAAAAACAAAGTTGTTAGGAGAAGAGGCTATGATAAACATCAATCCAAAACATTCTATTATTATTAGAACTTCTTGGGTGTATTCTACTTACGGAAACAACTTTGTAAAAACCATGCTAAAGTTGTCCGAAACTAGAGAACAGCTAACCATTATAGCAGATCAAGTAGGGAGTCCTACTTATGCTTATGATTTGGCTAAAACTATTTTAGAAATCATTCCTAAAATAAATAATGACCAAGTTGAAGTTTATCATTACTCAAACGAAGGGGTTTGTTCTTGGTACGACTTTGCTTATGAAATTTTTCATCAAACCAACACAAATTGTAAAGTGTTGCCTATAGAAACCAAAGATTACCCTACTGCTGCAGAAAGACCACAGTATAGTGTAATGAATAAATCTAAAATTAAAAACACTTTTGATATTGAAATTCCACATTGGAAAACATCACTAGCAAATTGTTTAAAAAAGTTATAA
- the rfbB gene encoding dTDP-glucose 4,6-dehydratase has protein sequence MKHILVTGTAGFIGSNFIYHFIKNYTDYHLISLDKLTYAGTLENLTEVENHARHTFIKGDICDRKLIENIFSEYNIQGVIHFAAESHVDNSITNPGVFIETNVNGTFTLLDVAYKYWMQKPFTYKQGFENCRFLHVSTDEVYGTLGETGLFTETTPYAPNSPYSASKASSDMLVRSYHHTYGMNTVITNCSNNYGPQQHDEKLIPTVIRKAINGEQIPIYGDGKNIRDWLYVLDHCKGIDLAYHQGKSGEVYNIGGRNERNNNYIANKICEILDQLKPKENSYKNLINYVEDRAGHDRRYAIDATKIETELGWKADENFESGIIKTIQWYLEKYS, from the coding sequence ATGAAACATATATTGGTTACAGGAACTGCAGGGTTCATCGGTTCTAACTTCATCTATCATTTTATTAAAAACTATACTGATTATCACCTAATCAGTTTAGATAAATTAACCTATGCTGGAACTTTAGAAAATTTAACTGAAGTTGAAAATCATGCTAGACATACTTTTATCAAAGGAGATATTTGTGATAGAAAACTAATAGAAAATATTTTTTCAGAATATAACATTCAAGGAGTAATCCACTTTGCTGCAGAGTCACATGTAGACAATTCTATAACTAATCCTGGAGTATTTATAGAAACCAATGTAAACGGAACTTTTACTTTGCTTGATGTTGCCTACAAATATTGGATGCAAAAACCTTTTACTTATAAACAAGGCTTTGAAAATTGTAGGTTTTTACACGTTTCTACCGATGAAGTTTACGGTACTTTAGGAGAAACTGGTTTGTTTACAGAAACCACTCCATATGCTCCAAACTCACCATATAGTGCTTCAAAAGCTAGTAGTGATATGTTGGTAAGAAGCTATCATCATACCTATGGAATGAATACTGTTATTACCAATTGTTCTAACAATTACGGACCCCAACAACACGATGAAAAATTAATTCCAACCGTTATTAGAAAAGCTATTAACGGAGAACAAATTCCTATTTATGGTGATGGAAAAAACATTCGTGATTGGTTATATGTTTTAGATCATTGTAAAGGAATAGATTTGGCTTATCACCAAGGAAAATCTGGTGAAGTATACAATATTGGAGGGCGTAATGAAAGAAACAACAATTACATCGCAAACAAAATTTGTGAAATTTTAGATCAACTAAAACCTAAAGAAAATAGTTATAAAAACTTAATCAATTATGTAGAAGACAGAGCTGGTCACGATAGACGTTATGCTATTGATGCTACTAAAATTGAAACAGAATTAGGTTGGAAAGCCGATGAAAATTTTGAATCGGGAATTATTAAAACCATCCAATGGTATTTAGAAAAATATAGTTAG
- the def gene encoding peptide deformylase, which yields MILPIVAYGDPVLRKVGKEIDKDYSELSTLIANMWETMENANGVGLAAPQIGKSIRLFVIDATPFAEDEDLEEGEKEVLKNFRKVFINAKIESEEGDEWAFEEGCLSIPEIREEIWRNDIIHVTYQDENFETHKATFSGLAARVFQHEYDHIEGVLFTDKVSSLKKRLLKKKLENISKGKIGADYRMRYYGAKRR from the coding sequence ATGATATTACCCATTGTAGCCTATGGAGACCCAGTCTTAAGAAAAGTAGGTAAAGAAATAGATAAGGACTATTCAGAATTATCCACCTTAATTGCAAACATGTGGGAAACCATGGAAAATGCAAATGGGGTTGGTTTAGCAGCTCCGCAAATAGGAAAATCTATCCGTTTATTTGTGATTGATGCTACTCCTTTTGCTGAGGATGAAGATTTAGAAGAAGGTGAAAAAGAAGTTTTAAAAAACTTTAGAAAAGTTTTTATCAACGCTAAAATAGAATCTGAAGAAGGTGATGAATGGGCATTTGAAGAAGGTTGTTTAAGTATTCCTGAAATAAGAGAAGAAATTTGGAGAAACGATATTATTCACGTTACTTATCAAGATGAGAACTTTGAAACTCACAAAGCTACTTTTAGCGGATTAGCTGCAAGAGTTTTTCAACACGAATACGATCATATTGAAGGGGTTCTGTTTACAGACAAAGTATCTTCTTTAAAAAAGAGATTACTTAAAAAGAAATTAGAAAACATTTCCAAAGGAAAAATTGGAGCAGATTATAGAATGCGCTATTACGGTGCAAAAAGACGATAA
- a CDS encoding DUF5606 domain-containing protein gives MSLTKVIAIAGKPGLYEILGQTKGGFITTSLLDGKKSPVKNTQNVSVLSDIGIYTYETEVPLGQVFLAIHEKFEGKEGLSHKAPNNELTALFSEVLPEYDEERVYVSNIKKVVQWYNILVNANFDFESIKEDLKKLEEAQNEA, from the coding sequence ATGAGTTTAACAAAAGTAATTGCAATTGCTGGAAAACCAGGATTATATGAAATTTTAGGACAAACCAAAGGTGGTTTTATTACTACTAGTTTGTTAGATGGGAAAAAATCTCCTGTAAAAAACACTCAAAATGTAAGTGTTTTAAGTGATATAGGAATTTATACATATGAAACTGAAGTTCCTTTAGGTCAAGTATTTTTAGCTATTCACGAAAAATTCGAAGGAAAAGAAGGTTTAAGCCACAAGGCTCCTAATAACGAATTAACAGCTTTATTTAGCGAAGTATTACCTGAGTATGATGAAGAGCGTGTATACGTTTCAAACATCAAAAAAGTAGTACAATGGTACAACATTTTAGTAAACGCTAATTTTGATTTTGAAAGTATTAAAGAAGACTTAAAAAAATTAGAAGAGGCTCAAAACGAAGCATAA
- the mazG gene encoding nucleoside triphosphate pyrophosphohydrolase, which produces MNSRKEQLAAIDRLLTIMDELREQCPWDKKQTLESLRHLTIEETYELADAILSNDLNEIKKELGDLLLHIVFYAKIGSETNSFDIGDVATAISEKLIHRHPHIYSDVKVEDDEEVKKNWEELKLKEKGNKSLLQGVPNSLPALVKANRIQEKVSAVGFDWEHPEQVWEKVQEELSELNKEILTGDKKRIEAEFGDVLFSMVNYARLIGINPENALERTNIKFKKRFEYLEDNTMKKGIKLTDLSLEEMDVYWEEAKKFD; this is translated from the coding sequence ATGAATTCAAGAAAAGAACAATTAGCAGCTATAGATCGTTTATTAACCATCATGGATGAATTAAGAGAACAGTGCCCTTGGGATAAAAAACAAACACTAGAATCTCTTAGACATTTAACCATTGAAGAAACTTACGAACTTGCCGATGCCATTCTTTCTAATGATTTAAATGAAATTAAAAAAGAATTGGGTGATTTACTTTTACACATTGTTTTTTATGCTAAAATAGGAAGTGAAACCAATAGTTTTGATATAGGTGATGTGGCTACGGCTATTTCAGAAAAGTTGATTCACAGACATCCTCATATTTATAGTGATGTAAAAGTAGAAGATGATGAAGAAGTGAAAAAAAATTGGGAAGAACTAAAATTAAAAGAAAAAGGAAACAAATCTCTTTTACAAGGAGTTCCAAACTCTTTACCTGCTTTGGTAAAAGCCAATAGAATTCAAGAAAAAGTTTCAGCTGTGGGGTTTGACTGGGAACACCCAGAACAAGTTTGGGAAAAAGTTCAAGAAGAATTATCAGAATTAAACAAAGAAATCTTAACAGGAGATAAAAAACGTATAGAAGCCGAATTTGGAGATGTTTTATTTTCTATGGTAAATTATGCTAGACTTATAGGAATAAATCCAGAAAACGCATTAGAACGCACCAATATTAAGTTTAAAAAACGTTTTGAATACCTAGAGGATAATACCATGAAAAAAGGCATTAAACTTACCGATCTTAGTTTAGAAGAAATGGATGTCTACTGGGAAGAAGCTAAAAAGTTTGATTAA
- a CDS encoding glycosyl transferase family 90 has product MFLDLMPSAFFSKNKKKSSLNIKERIDYYNQLSETYNLGKPHKLSKPYFLTDTVSIAEFKRPKKLKTYYFDLMETLRFFPETDQFCYEFGDITEVPYQPTFVKSRPIEGDNTNAVLLKLNKIRHFKFVKDNRRFLDKKDMLIGRSRFYHYHHNKVDFYNKYFNHPMCDLGAVNSPEVSAEWSTPKLSIKEHLKYKFVLSLEGNDVATNLKWIMSSNSIAVSPKLKYETWFMEGTLIPDVHFICIKDDYSDLEEKLQYYIEHPDKALKIIENANKHVKQFNNLKKERAVAFGVVDKYFTLQER; this is encoded by the coding sequence ATGTTTTTAGATTTAATGCCTAGTGCGTTCTTTTCTAAAAACAAGAAAAAGAGTTCTTTAAACATTAAAGAACGAATTGATTATTATAATCAATTAAGTGAGACTTATAATTTAGGTAAACCTCATAAGTTAAGTAAACCTTATTTTCTTACAGATACTGTTAGTATTGCAGAGTTTAAAAGACCCAAAAAACTTAAAACTTATTATTTTGATTTGATGGAAACTCTTCGTTTTTTTCCAGAAACAGATCAGTTTTGTTATGAGTTTGGAGATATTACAGAAGTGCCTTATCAGCCAACCTTTGTAAAAAGTAGGCCGATAGAAGGTGATAATACCAACGCTGTTCTTTTAAAACTAAATAAAATAAGACACTTTAAGTTTGTAAAAGACAACAGAAGGTTTTTAGATAAAAAAGATATGTTGATTGGTAGATCTAGATTTTACCATTATCACCATAATAAAGTTGATTTTTATAATAAGTATTTCAATCACCCTATGTGTGATTTAGGAGCTGTAAATTCTCCAGAAGTGTCTGCAGAATGGAGTACTCCCAAACTATCTATTAAAGAGCATTTAAAATATAAGTTTGTTTTGTCTTTAGAAGGGAATGATGTTGCTACTAATTTAAAGTGGATTATGTCATCAAATTCCATAGCGGTTAGTCCTAAACTAAAATATGAAACTTGGTTTATGGAAGGAACTTTAATTCCAGATGTTCACTTTATTTGTATCAAAGATGATTATTCTGATTTAGAGGAAAAACTACAATACTATATTGAACATCCAGACAAAGCTTTAAAGATTATTGAAAATGCAAATAAACATGTAAAGCAGTTTAATAACTTAAAAAAAGAAAGAGCAGTAGCTTTTGGGGTAGTAGATAAGTATTTTACATTACAAGAAAGGTAA
- a CDS encoding glycosyl transferase family 90 — protein sequence MRLTKFKYYITNGVIDVLPKSFFTYKKELCDDKVQKRIDYYNKLKSNYKLSKPHQLARYKRPKRHSAYYFDMMSVLRYFNGNNMFSYEFGDITEVPSEPSIVKSRPIHVDNAHAILLKLDKLRHFKFVKDDIPFLEKKNELIGRCKVSPTQVHRVRFYEKYFHHPMCNLGTINSDRVNLEWNTKKISIKEHLKYKFILSLEGFDVATNLKWIMSSNSIAVSPKLKYETWFMEGTLIPDVHFICIKDDYSDLEEKLNYYIENPNEALAIIKNANNYVQQFFCKKTEKKVALGVLEKYFELQKS from the coding sequence ATGAGACTCACAAAATTTAAATATTATATCACTAATGGTGTAATTGATGTATTACCAAAATCATTTTTTACTTATAAAAAGGAGCTTTGTGATGATAAAGTTCAGAAAAGGATAGATTATTATAATAAATTAAAAAGTAATTATAAACTATCAAAACCCCATCAATTGGCTAGGTACAAAAGACCTAAAAGACATTCGGCTTATTATTTTGATATGATGAGTGTGTTAAGATATTTTAATGGAAATAATATGTTTTCTTATGAGTTTGGAGATATCACAGAAGTGCCATCAGAACCCTCTATAGTTAAAAGTAGACCTATTCATGTAGACAATGCACATGCTATTCTTTTAAAGTTAGATAAGTTAAGACATTTTAAGTTTGTAAAAGATGATATCCCTTTTTTAGAAAAAAAGAATGAATTAATAGGGAGGTGTAAGGTATCTCCAACGCAAGTACATCGGGTTAGATTTTATGAAAAGTACTTTCATCATCCAATGTGTAATTTGGGAACTATAAACTCAGATAGAGTTAATTTGGAATGGAATACAAAGAAAATTTCTATCAAAGAACATTTAAAATACAAGTTTATTTTATCCTTAGAAGGATTTGATGTAGCTACTAATTTAAAATGGATTATGTCATCAAATTCCATAGCGGTAAGTCCTAAACTAAAATATGAAACCTGGTTTATGGAAGGAACTTTAATTCCAGATGTTCATTTTATTTGCATTAAAGATGATTATTCGGACTTAGAAGAAAAATTGAATTACTATATAGAAAATCCTAATGAGGCATTGGCTATTATTAAAAATGCAAACAATTATGTGCAACAGTTTTTTTGTAAGAAAACAGAGAAAAAAGTTGCTTTAGGGGTTCTTGAAAAGTATTTTGAACTACAAAAAAGTTGA
- a CDS encoding acyl-CoA thioesterase: protein MDTLIKSPQDSAVEITELMKPMNSNFSGKIHGGYILNLMDQIAFACASKYSGAYCVTASVNTVNFLNPVEVGEFLTLKARVNYVGKTSMTVGIRVISENIQTGVKKHCNSSYFVMVAKTTTGENVTVPKLKLRNSEDVRRFIRSKSRLETNKLRRQAFSKAAFNYKEHLEELKDYNVYIDPSLLD from the coding sequence ATGGATACACTTATCAAAAGCCCCCAAGACTCAGCTGTTGAAATCACTGAATTAATGAAACCAATGAATTCTAATTTTAGTGGTAAAATTCACGGAGGTTATATTTTAAACTTAATGGATCAAATAGCATTTGCTTGTGCTTCAAAATATTCTGGTGCTTATTGTGTTACAGCATCGGTAAACACAGTTAACTTTTTAAATCCGGTTGAAGTTGGTGAGTTCTTAACCTTAAAAGCAAGAGTGAATTATGTTGGAAAGACTTCTATGACCGTTGGAATTAGAGTTATTTCAGAAAATATACAAACAGGAGTAAAAAAGCACTGTAACTCTTCGTATTTTGTAATGGTTGCAAAAACTACAACTGGTGAAAATGTTACTGTTCCTAAACTAAAACTTAGAAATTCTGAGGATGTAAGACGTTTTATAAGATCTAAAAGTAGATTAGAAACAAATAAATTAAGAAGACAAGCTTTTAGTAAAGCTGCATTTAACTATAAAGAACATTTAGAAGAATTAAAAGACTATAATGTTTATATCGACCCTTCGTTATTAGATTAA
- the carA gene encoding glutamine-hydrolyzing carbamoyl-phosphate synthase small subunit, which yields MKYKELKKAILLLEDGTIFEGKSVGIEGTTIGEVCYNTGMTGYQEIFTDPSYFGQIMVATNAHIGNYGVNDDEVESEGIKIAGLVCRNFSYEYSRDRSNGSLDEYFKKHGLLSITDVDTRAVVSYIRKHGAMNALISTEVDNIDALKAKLAEAPSMKGLDLASVVSTKEPYFYGNENAKYKVSALDLGIKTNILRNLANRDCYIKVFPNTATFEEMAAFNPDGYFLSNGPGDPEPLKSAQEVAKTIIDKNLTLFGICLGHQIIALSQGISTYKMHNGHRGINHPIKNLITGKGEITSQNHGFNVSREDVEASNNVEVTHVHLNDNTVAGIAIKDKKVFSVQYHPEANPGPHDAAYLFDQFIENMK from the coding sequence ATGAAGTACAAAGAATTAAAGAAAGCAATTTTATTATTAGAAGATGGAACTATCTTTGAAGGAAAGTCTGTAGGTATTGAAGGTACTACAATTGGTGAAGTATGTTACAATACTGGAATGACTGGATACCAAGAAATTTTTACAGATCCATCTTATTTTGGTCAAATTATGGTAGCTACCAATGCTCATATTGGTAACTATGGAGTTAACGATGATGAAGTAGAGTCAGAAGGAATTAAAATTGCCGGTTTGGTATGTAGAAATTTTAGTTATGAATATTCAAGAGATCGTTCTAACGGTTCTTTAGATGAATATTTTAAAAAACACGGATTACTTTCTATTACTGACGTTGATACTAGAGCTGTAGTAAGCTATATTAGAAAACATGGAGCAATGAATGCTTTAATTTCTACAGAAGTAGATAATATTGATGCTTTAAAAGCCAAATTAGCTGAAGCACCAAGTATGAAAGGTTTGGATTTAGCTTCTGTAGTTTCTACAAAAGAGCCATATTTTTATGGTAATGAAAATGCTAAATACAAAGTATCTGCTTTAGATTTAGGGATTAAAACAAATATTTTAAGAAACTTAGCTAACAGAGATTGTTATATTAAAGTTTTCCCTAATACAGCTACTTTTGAGGAAATGGCTGCTTTTAATCCTGATGGATATTTCTTATCTAACGGACCTGGAGATCCAGAACCATTAAAGAGTGCACAAGAAGTTGCTAAAACTATTATCGATAAAAATTTAACTTTATTTGGTATTTGTTTAGGACATCAAATTATTGCATTATCACAAGGAATTTCTACTTATAAAATGCACAATGGACACAGAGGAATTAATCATCCTATTAAAAACTTAATTACTGGTAAAGGTGAAATTACTTCTCAAAACCATGGATTTAATGTTAGTAGAGAAGATGTAGAAGCTTCTAACAATGTAGAAGTTACTCATGTACATTTAAATGATAATACAGTAGCTGGAATTGCTATTAAGGATAAAAAGGTATTCTCGGTACAATATCACCCAGAAGCTAATCCTGGACCGCATGATGCTGCTTATTTATTTGATCAGTTTATTGAAAACATGAAATAA
- the rplQ gene encoding 50S ribosomal protein L17, which translates to MRHGKKFNHLGRQTAHRNAMLANMACSLIEHKRINTTVAKAKALRMYVEPIITKSKEDTTHNRRIVFSYLKNKYAVTELFQQIAVKVADRPGGYVRIIKLGNRQGDNASMAMVELVDYNEIYNPNGAKKKKTTRRSKKKADAPQVEAAAESTETTEE; encoded by the coding sequence ATGAGACACGGAAAGAAATTTAACCACTTAGGTAGACAAACTGCACACAGAAATGCAATGTTAGCAAACATGGCTTGTTCTTTAATAGAGCACAAGCGTATTAACACTACTGTTGCTAAAGCAAAAGCTTTACGTATGTATGTTGAGCCTATCATTACAAAATCTAAAGAAGACACTACACATAATCGTAGAATTGTTTTTTCTTATTTAAAAAACAAATATGCTGTTACTGAGTTATTCCAACAGATTGCTGTAAAGGTTGCTGATAGACCAGGAGGATATGTTCGTATCATCAAGTTAGGAAACCGTCAAGGAGATAATGCTTCTATGGCAATGGTTGAATTAGTTGATTACAACGAAATTTACAATCCAAACGGTGCTAAGAAGAAAAAGACTACTCGTAGATCTAAGAAAAAAGCTGATGCTCCACAAGTTGAAGCAGCTGCAGAATCAACAGAAACTACTGAAGAGTAA
- a CDS encoding DNA-directed RNA polymerase subunit alpha has product MAILNFQKPDKVIMIESTDFEGKFEFRPLEPGFGLTVGNALRRVLLSSLEGFAITSLRIEGVEHEFSTVQGVVEDVTEIILNLKQVRFKQQIEDTDKETVSVSVSGQNQITAGDIQKFTSGFQVLNPDLVICNLDSSVAVSFDITIEKGRGFVPAEENKKVNVPLGTIFTDSIYTPIKNVKYAVENYRVEQKTDYEKLVFDVVTDGSINPKDALTEAAKILIHHFMLFSDERITLEADEIARTETYDEESLHMRQLLKTKLVDMDLSVRALNCLKAAEVETLGDLVSFNKNDLMKFRNFGKKSLTELDELVNVKNLHFGMDLSKYKLDKD; this is encoded by the coding sequence ATGGCAATTTTAAATTTTCAGAAACCAGATAAAGTTATCATGATCGAATCTACCGACTTTGAAGGTAAATTCGAGTTCAGACCGTTAGAGCCAGGTTTTGGTTTAACTGTAGGTAATGCTTTAAGAAGAGTATTATTATCGTCTTTAGAAGGTTTCGCTATTACATCTTTACGCATCGAGGGAGTAGAACATGAGTTTTCTACTGTACAAGGTGTTGTTGAGGATGTTACTGAAATCATCTTAAACTTAAAGCAAGTTCGTTTTAAGCAACAGATTGAAGACACAGATAAAGAGACTGTTTCTGTATCTGTATCAGGTCAGAATCAAATCACGGCTGGTGATATTCAAAAATTTACTTCAGGTTTTCAAGTTTTAAACCCAGATTTAGTAATATGTAACTTAGACAGTTCTGTAGCTGTAAGTTTCGATATTACTATTGAAAAAGGTAGAGGATTTGTTCCTGCTGAAGAAAATAAAAAAGTAAATGTGCCTTTAGGAACTATATTTACAGACTCTATTTACACTCCTATAAAGAATGTAAAATATGCTGTAGAGAACTACCGTGTAGAACAAAAGACTGACTATGAAAAATTAGTTTTTGACGTTGTTACTGATGGATCTATTAATCCTAAAGATGCATTAACAGAAGCTGCAAAAATTTTAATCCACCACTTTATGTTATTCTCTGATGAGCGTATCACTTTAGAGGCTGATGAAATTGCAAGAACAGAAACTTATGACGAGGAGTCTTTACACATGAGACAGTTATTGAAAACCAAATTGGTTGACATGGACTTATCTGTAAGAGCCTTAAACTGTTTAAAAGCAGCAGAAGTTGAAACGTTAGGAGACTTAGTATCTTTTAACAAAAACGACTTAATGAAATTTAGAAACTTTGGTAAAAAATCTTTAACAGAGTTAGACGAATTAGTAAACGTTAAAAATTTACATTTCGGAATGGATTTAAGTAAATATAAATTAGACAAAGACTAA
- the rpsD gene encoding 30S ribosomal protein S4 has protein sequence MARYNGPKTKIARKFGEAIFGDDKSFEKRNYPPGQHGLAKKRAKRSEYSLQLQEKQKAKYTYGILERQFSNLFKKASASKGITGEVLLQLCESRLDNTAFRMGLSNSRSGARQLVSHRHITVNGEIVNIPSYQLKPGDVVGVREKSKSLSVIENSLASSSAVYEWLTWNNDTKTGTFVSAPERIQIPENIKEQLIVELYSK, from the coding sequence ATGGCAAGATATAATGGACCTAAAACTAAAATTGCTCGTAAGTTTGGAGAAGCAATTTTTGGTGATGACAAGTCTTTTGAAAAACGTAACTATCCTCCTGGACAACACGGGTTGGCAAAGAAAAGAGCTAAACGTTCTGAATATTCTTTACAGTTACAAGAAAAGCAAAAAGCAAAGTATACTTATGGTATTTTAGAGCGTCAATTCTCTAACTTATTTAAGAAAGCATCTGCTAGTAAAGGTATTACTGGTGAGGTATTATTACAATTATGTGAATCTCGTTTAGATAACACAGCATTCCGTATGGGATTGTCTAACTCTAGAAGTGGAGCACGTCAATTAGTATCTCACAGACATATTACTGTTAATGGAGAAATCGTTAACATTCCTTCTTACCAATTGAAGCCTGGTGATGTTGTTGGTGTAAGAGAAAAATCTAAATCACTTTCAGTTATCGAGAATAGCTTAGCTAGTTCTTCTGCTGTTTATGAGTGGTTAACTTGGAACAATGATACTAAAACAGGAACTTTTGTTTCAGCTCCTGAAAGAATTCAAATTCCAGAGAACATCAAAGAGCAATTAATCGTCGAGTTATACTCGAAATAA
- the rpsK gene encoding 30S ribosomal protein S11 yields the protein MAKSNTKTAKKRKVIVESVGEAHITASFNNIIISLTNKKGDVISWSSAGKMGFRGSKKNTPYAAQTAAEDCAAVAHEAGLRKVKVYVKGPGNGRESAIRTIHNAGIEVSEIIDVTPLPHNGCRPPKRRRI from the coding sequence ATGGCTAAATCTAATACAAAGACCGCTAAAAAGCGTAAAGTTATTGTTGAGTCTGTTGGAGAAGCACACATTACAGCTTCATTTAACAACATCATCATTTCTTTAACAAATAAAAAAGGAGATGTAATTTCATGGTCTTCTGCAGGTAAAATGGGATTCCGTGGATCTAAAAAGAACACTCCTTATGCTGCACAAACTGCTGCTGAAGATTGTGCTGCTGTAGCACACGAAGCAGGTTTACGTAAAGTAAAAGTTTATGTAAAAGGACCAGGAAATGGTAGAGAATCTGCTATCCGTACTATTCATAATGCAGGAATTGAAGTATCAGAAATCATTGATGTTACTCCATTACCACACAACGGATGTCGTCCTCCTAAGAGAAGAAGAATCTAA
- the rpsM gene encoding 30S ribosomal protein S13: MARISGIDIPKNKRGVIALTYIFGIGRTRAKEILANAGVDENIKVQDWTDAQIGAIREQAGTFTIEGELRSEIQINIKRLMDIGCFRGIRHRAGLPLRGQRTKNNSRTRKGKRKTVANKKK; this comes from the coding sequence ATGGCAAGAATTTCAGGTATTGACATTCCAAAGAACAAACGTGGTGTAATCGCGTTGACTTATATTTTTGGAATTGGTAGAACTAGAGCTAAAGAGATTTTAGCAAATGCTGGAGTAGATGAGAACATCAAAGTTCAAGATTGGACAGATGCTCAGATCGGAGCAATTCGTGAGCAAGCAGGAACTTTCACAATTGAAGGTGAATTACGTTCAGAAATCCAAATAAACATCAAACGTTTGATGGATATTGGATGTTTTAGAGGAATCCGTCACAGAGCTGGGTTACCATTAAGAGGTCAAAGAACTAAGAACAACTCTAGAACAAGAAAAGGTAAACGTAAAACTGTAGCGAACAAAAAGAAATAA
- the ykgO gene encoding type B 50S ribosomal protein L36, whose product MKVRASIKKRSAECKIVRRKGRLYVINKKNPRFKQRQG is encoded by the coding sequence ATGAAAGTAAGAGCATCAATAAAAAAGAGAAGTGCCGAGTGCAAGATTGTGCGTAGAAAAGGCAGATTATATGTAATCAATAAAAAGAATCCTAGATTCAAACAAAGACAAGGTTAG